TAATGTCCCCCCAGGCTCTTTCAAGTTCTTGGACATATAACAAGTCAGACAAATTCCATTTATTACATATTGAGCTTTACGgttgaaaaaaggaaaagatgcaCATAGTCAAGCAGTCTAATATCCATGTAAAGATAATTTCTTTCACTATGTTGCACCCAGAACACAGCTAAGAGATATCTAGAAGTTCAGCATTTCCGCTTGACACTGAACAGAAGGTGAGAATATTTCTTTAATGATTTTTCACTAATTGTGGATTCATTTACAATAACATATATGAACAAGAGGAACACAGGCCAGTACAAAAAAAGTAAGGTTCCTGGTATTGATATTCGAAACTGATATACATTGATTTAATATGACTATGAAATAGGAATGTTCCTGAATAACAACAATCAAAAATTCTTACTTGCCTGAATTGTCAAAACGATAAAATTAGCTCACCTGTATAACATGTGGTGATAAACTAACAAATGAATTCTGTACACCATAATAAACTGCAAAGAAGAAATTGGGGAAAGGAACGTCAACTTAGGTACagaagaaacagaagcatcAACTGTTTTCGTGACTTGAAATGCAACTCTACTTACCAGTTAGAATATCAATAACTCTAAATTCTTTAACTTGTCCAGCAAGAATTAACCCGATGGCAACTGCTCCATATATGCAAAGTAAAGTGTGCCTGAGAAACAAGAAATGCATACCATCAAACAAGAAGAGCCTAGTACAATACTCAAGAGTTAATTCTAGTTGAAATGGGTAAACaagtaaaacacaaaacaagataACAACTCAAATTCATGGTTTAGCTGACAGATGTGCAAATTGTGAGGCAATATGGAGAAGTTTATAGTGAGTTTCAAGAGGGCAAAGGTAAATTAAATTACAAATTTCAACCTCAAATAAAACCTCTCAAATATTCCACTTGTCATTCATGCTAACTTTGTAATGAAGATTGGGTGGCTACAATTTCAACCATCTAAATTATCAACCTCAAGAAACTGATTGGGTACCCATGGGAACCCAGTATCGACCTCTGCAATTGATTATTGGGGCAGAATAGGCAATGGAGAACACAAAGGGCCACACACTATCACAAAAGAAAAGCCATAAAAGTAATTGCTGCATGAGATAGGGCTTACCACAAAAGAAAAGCCATAAAGTAATGGATGTTTCTCTCGCCTATACAATTATTCTGCAATAAAACCCGATGTTGAATTTACAATAAGTACCATATAGAATGCAAAATTGATAGGGAggaaaacaaaaagaggaagagTTGGAGAAATTCACACCATCCATCCACAATGATGGTCAAAGCGAGCAACACAGCGACCACATATGCTGCAATGCTTAGACCTAGCAGGTCTGGAccacagaaaaagaagaaaattaatatagagagagaaaaccTTATAGAAACGGCTAAAGCCATTGCGGGGGAGAGGTGGAGGTAGGACTCACTTTAGAATTTTGCATGTTGAACATTCTTTCTCAGAATATATCACATTGTCATACGGGTAAGCAGAGAGATAAACTGAAACATTATCAGACTTCACTGTTCCTGGATCGGAAAGGCTAGTTAATAGAAACAGCAGAACACCGACGCCAACAGCGAAGAAGCTTATGTACCTGCAGGAACACCAAATGTCTAGAGAGTTCTGTACAATAAGTGGCAGAGAGAGGGAGTAGGTAAACAAACTCCTTGGTATACCTGTGAACTTCACCTATATAATAGCCAGGAATATAACGGAAGGAAGAAGTTGCAACTAAGTAATAGGTTCCTCCAATAATAGCAAGATATAAGACCTACagtgaaacaaaagaaaactaatgatTAATCCCGAATCAGGGAGAGATAAATCTTTTCTATACATGTTTACCATTCAACTGCAAATTTCTAGAATCAGTCCTCAAAATGTTCAAACCACAAACAGACACGCTACTCACTAAACTGTTAAATATGGATACTCCAAGTACACCTATCAGCATAGAACTTCAGCCCGAACTCTGTTACTGTTGAAAGTATAAAGCTTATTCTCATATTGACGCAAACTGAAGGCTCAGATACTAAACTAAATTTCGAAAATGCAAAACCATATGCATTTGGTTCTTTCGCAAAGCAGAACGATTTTCACAACAGACCTTCAACACTGAAAACTCAAACCTCCTTTCCTCTAGCTTCCTCGTATACCTACTTATCCACACCACATTCTTCCAAATTTGACCAACTATAGAGCACTTTCATACATGACTAGCTCATATTCCCAATTctttaaacaagaaaaagctAACcaacaattcaaaaaaaaaaaacaaaaattgcagTAACAAAACCCGAATCGCAGATTCCAGAAAAAAGGCACAGAATTGACAACATAACTGAACATAATCAACCCAATTTGATACCTGCAAAATTGGATTGGGCCGATCACAGCAGAAATACTCGACGGACTGAATCGCATTAGTCCCCTTGGCACCAAACACAAACCCAACGAACCGCCTGCAAATCAATAACGAATTAAAAACTTGACAAAACAAAAACACTGTGAaaacagagacagagagatttACTGGAAGTAATCGCAGATGCCGAAGTGGAGGAAGTGATTGATGCGTTGGATAGGGGTGCCGTCGAAGATGGGCCATTGGCCGCAGAGGAAGGAGACTAAGACGAGTAGAGTAACCAAACCATGGCACACCAGAAGCCACTGCacacccatctctctctctctctctctgcgatcAGGGACGAGGACGCCGTTTCTCGTTGGAATCGGCAAGTTTGGAATCTTCTACCCGCGCCCAACTATTCCTACCTCGGATCCCCAACACTGTTATTTATATTTTCACTGGGTTAAAaaatgtttttactttttattttgtggGGCCTCACCTCTTATTTTCTGAAGTTTACGGAAAATATGGAGAAATTTGATTTTCAGACGTAATGAGGAGTACTATGTTTTCGATTGAGTCGTTTGATGGTTTGGTTACGTGTCTTTGTATCTGGATTGAGACATAATTTGTTTCTAACTACTTTTCTGTTATCAAAAGGAGATTTGGTGCAAAAGTTATAAAGTTGGGTCAAGAATTACCGGTGTATAAGAGATCAAGTTTTGATTATGTTCATTGTGTGAGGTAAATTTTTTGTAGAGAGAAGTGCATAAAAGTGAAAGATATGGAGAATATTCGCTTCCACTCCTTTTCGCATAAGGGTTTTTTAGCTTTTAATTTTAATCATCTTGAATCGAGTTAAAAATGTTGGTGATGGAAACGCCGGCTTTTGTGCAAGATACGGGGAATATTTGCTTCCGCTATCTTTTACACAAAGTATTTTCAGCTTTCAACTTTGACCATCTTAAATCGAGTTAAATATATTGGAAACATGATCTAGAAGCCAGCTATTTGAGTCTTAACAAGTGAGCATTAGTGTTGCATTAGAGATGGCATGTAACATTCCGCAACATGATTGGTTTGATGTACCTTGGAACATCCATGACTAGTTGTCATGTTTCACAAATCCCATATATTTTGTCAAAGAAGTGGAAATGTAGCAAAGCTTTCTTGAGTATCAACAACAGCAACCTGGCTAGCTGCACTAGACGTCTGCATCGCCTATGGTATTCTCTATAATGTCGATGCAGGATCCCACGGATTTTCCTTCTGCCATCGCCTCTGCGAGTTTAGCTCGTGCTGCTTCATGGCGGCGCATGATTAAGACAGTGTTTAGTACAGACCATCTGACTTGTGAATCGGATTTCTTTTGTGTGAAGCCTAGGCTTCTAAGCAGTGAATCCAACTGTTCAAAAATCATACAGATTCAGTTAGTAACTTCTTACATTATTTCCTTCACCTTACTTGTTGCCAAGTAAAATAATCAAGTGACATATTAACCTGGTTTATATCAGCTAGACCACCCTCAGCATAACCGTATAAAAGATACTCAGCAACAACACCGGCGAGCGCTACGCACGCAAATCTGTTCAGCATCTAATAAGATGCATTCCCAATTCATGAACTTGTCTCATTTCAAGGAAGGGAGATGTAATCAGAAATTTTTGAGACGAGGGGTAGAAAACGTACACTTGCTGATACTTTGCCTGCTTTAACCTGCAGGGAATGGGAACTACTGTAAATCAAGGTTATTATCAACCAAAGTTTTACATAGACAATGGTTTCACAATTATGCAAACAATCTACGGTTAAACTGCACTACTCCACTCTGATTGGTTTCACTACTTACTCTCCTCTTTGACATGGAAACCGTGCTGGTTTTTATATCCCATGAACAACTATACTACTGAGCTAGCTTTAATCAACGTGCTTAGTAATTCTCATCACTTTATTTCACGTTTCTTTTTATAGAATAAGCACTTGATCCACCTGTTATATCAGTCTATGACTGTTAAGCTACTCGCTAAAGGTAGTGGACATTCATCACATGATTTACATCAGTTAAATGCCTACTTGAAACAAACAAGCGCAGAAAGCAATTATAGAAGCAGGACAGACAGGATCGTAGAAAGGATTTGTATAACACATACATATTTCAGATCAGAAACAACATACCTCCTCAACAAACTCAACATCCACAAACGCGGTCCCTGCTTGAACATTGAGAGACCCATCCTTCTTGAATGCATCCAAACTAGTTAGTGTATATCCCTTGGGAAGAATACCAAGCAAGTACGCAATCAAGAAATGGCCAGCTTCAtgctgcatgagaaaattcttCTTAGATAAACTCTTCATTATAATATCCTCCTGATTTCATAAGCATGGCACAAAGCTTTCAGACCTACAGCCTGATAGGTAATGCACACAAAGAACTAATATGGTGAAGAAATTCAGCCTCATAAATGAGGTAACACAATGAAACAGAGAgttaaaatataaaagaatgCAAAATGAAATGAAACTTGCAGCATTCTATTAGCAACAAGTGTGTGTAAAATTAATCTAGTCATGTGTGGACAGACCACCATAGAAATGTGAGAGAGATCTTACTTGAATGACCCTATTGTGGTACTTCTGACTAAAGGTGTGACCAATTGTATCAATAGCCAAGCTACTAACTCCTCCATTGAAAGATATCTACATGATTTGATGACATAATATCAAATACTAGATTGAATTGATTTCAAACAAGAAAATTGAAAGTGCCTCAAGATAGTCAAATTCAATGACTTTGATTCTCAGGACACATTCTTAGACATGCGTAAGGAACTTACCGCGTC
Above is a genomic segment from Rosa chinensis cultivar Old Blush chromosome 3, RchiOBHm-V2, whole genome shotgun sequence containing:
- the LOC112192734 gene encoding probable protein S-acyltransferase 17, whose protein sequence is MGVQWLLVCHGLVTLLVLVSFLCGQWPIFDGTPIQRINHFLHFGICDYFQRFVGFVFGAKGTNAIQSVEYFCCDRPNPILQVLYLAIIGGTYYLVATSSFRYIPGYYIGEVHRYISFFAVGVGVLLFLLTSLSDPGTVKSDNVSVYLSAYPYDNVIYSEKECSTCKILKPARSKHCSICGRCVARFDHHCGWMNNCIGERNIHYFMAFLLWHTLLCIYGAVAIGLILAGQVKEFRVIDILTVYYGVQNSFVSLSPHVIQWLVGAYNTQILLMMFLAIVALLIAGFFGYHAKLCLTNTTTNETFKWQDYINWQRKLSEARASSAALKASINGLTNERKPPESKWRTIFRRSPLEDVEVVVKNNIYDKGFFLNVLEIIFPLSRRRLYANTKLKSG
- the LOC112193183 gene encoding uncharacterized protein LOC112193183 isoform X2 encodes the protein MGTLMHCLSYKPQVRFPTFGITLCSSSEVSVSRQLVLKQVDKELAKGDERAALSLVKDLQGKPGGLRCFGAARQVPQRLYTLDELKLNGIVTQSLLSPVDATLGSIERNLQIAAVVGGVSAWNVFGFSPQQLFYASLAALFLWTLDAHEAGHFLIAYLLGILPKGYTLTSLDAFKKDGSLNVQAGTAFVDVEFVEEVKAGKVSASMLNRFACVALAGVVAEYLLYGYAEGGLADINQLDSLLRSLGFTQKKSDSQVRWSVLNTVLIMRRHEAARAKLAEAMAEGKSVGSCIDIIENTIGDADV
- the LOC112193183 gene encoding uncharacterized protein LOC112193183 isoform X1, whose protein sequence is MGTLMHCLSYKPQVRFPTFGITLCSSSEVSVSRQLVLKQVDKELAKGDERAALSLVKDLQGKPGGLRCFGAARQVPQRLYTLDELKLNGIVTQSLLSPVDATLGSIERNLQIAAVVGGVSAWNVFGFSPQQLFYASLAALFLWTLDAISFNGGVSSLAIDTIGHTFSQKYHNRVIQHEAGHFLIAYLLGILPKGYTLTSLDAFKKDGSLNVQAGTAFVDVEFVEEVKAGKVSASMLNRFACVALAGVVAEYLLYGYAEGGLADINQLDSLLRSLGFTQKKSDSQVRWSVLNTVLIMRRHEAARAKLAEAMAEGKSVGSCIDIIENTIGDADV